A genomic stretch from Deinococcus cellulosilyticus NBRC 106333 = KACC 11606 includes:
- a CDS encoding MFS transporter, translating into MLSQNQKPASSSTWLKEWTPEKETFWSTVGKAHAWKTLTVTTFNLVLAFATWFMVSAIVTRLQGVGFNLTTEQLFWLTAMPGLAAGTLRIAHTFFIPIFGSRHTITFSTLSLLIPAIGWGLAVQNPATPFWMLMLLAFAAGLGGGNFSSFMPSTSLFFPKKLQGTALGIQAGIGNFGVSLAQFVTPWVIGLGAFASMTGGSQTFHDKARTTEIFLQNAPFVYVPLILIGAVWAWFSLKSIPVKANPRQILGIFKDKHTWVMTSIYLMTFGAFSGLSGAFPLLIKTLYGGFENAPVPLQFAFYGPLIGSAVRVVFGMIADKTGGAILTTISGLGMLASAIFTSFYVTPKSLDEFPFFVAGMLSLFFFSGIGNASTFRQMPVIFPATQAAGVIGWTAAIAAYGPFIVSMLISATIAATGNTVAFFYGIAAFFLFNVALNWYFYGRKGAERPS; encoded by the coding sequence ATGCTCAGTCAAAACCAGAAACCTGCGTCAAGCTCCACCTGGCTCAAAGAATGGACCCCAGAGAAGGAAACCTTCTGGTCCACTGTGGGCAAAGCCCACGCCTGGAAGACCCTCACCGTCACCACCTTCAATCTGGTGCTTGCTTTCGCCACCTGGTTCATGGTGTCGGCCATCGTGACCCGCTTGCAGGGGGTCGGATTCAACCTGACCACCGAGCAGCTGTTCTGGCTGACCGCCATGCCCGGTCTGGCTGCAGGAACCCTGCGGATTGCCCACACCTTTTTCATCCCGATTTTCGGGTCCAGGCACACCATCACTTTTTCCACGCTGAGCCTCCTGATTCCTGCCATCGGGTGGGGTCTGGCCGTGCAAAATCCTGCGACCCCCTTCTGGATGCTGATGCTGCTGGCCTTCGCTGCCGGTCTGGGTGGAGGAAACTTCTCCAGCTTCATGCCTTCCACTTCGCTGTTCTTCCCCAAAAAACTGCAAGGCACGGCGCTGGGCATACAGGCCGGAATTGGCAACTTCGGGGTCTCGCTGGCCCAGTTCGTGACCCCCTGGGTGATTGGTCTGGGTGCTTTCGCCTCCATGACCGGAGGGTCCCAGACCTTCCATGACAAGGCCAGAACCACAGAAATCTTCCTGCAGAATGCTCCTTTCGTCTACGTTCCGCTGATCCTGATTGGTGCTGTGTGGGCCTGGTTCTCCCTGAAAAGCATTCCCGTCAAAGCCAACCCCAGACAGATCCTTGGCATCTTCAAAGACAAGCACACCTGGGTGATGACCAGCATCTACCTGATGACCTTCGGTGCCTTCTCTGGCCTTTCCGGTGCTTTCCCCCTGCTGATCAAGACCCTGTATGGCGGTTTTGAAAACGCTCCTGTGCCCCTGCAGTTCGCCTTCTATGGTCCCCTGATCGGCAGTGCCGTGCGGGTGGTCTTCGGGATGATCGCCGACAAGACCGGTGGGGCCATCCTCACCACCATCTCCGGCCTCGGAATGCTGGCCAGTGCCATCTTCACCAGCTTCTACGTGACCCCCAAGAGCCTGGATGAGTTCCCCTTCTTCGTGGCAGGCATGCTGTCCCTGTTCTTCTTCTCTGGCATCGGCAATGCCTCCACCTTCCGCCAGATGCCTGTGATTTTCCCTGCCACCCAGGCTGCGGGTGTCATTGGCTGGACCGCTGCCATCGCTGCCTACGGACCCTTCATCGTCTCCATGCTGATCAGTGCCACCATCGCTGCCACCGGAAACACCGTGGCCTTCTTCTACGGCATCGCAGCGTTCTTCCTCTTCAATGTGGCCCTGAACTGGTACTTCTATGGCCGCAAAGGCGCAGAACGCCCCAGCTGA